The following coding sequences lie in one Flavobacterium sediminis genomic window:
- a CDS encoding metal-dependent hydrolase, which produces MKITFYGHACLGIEIKGTSILVDPFITGNPKASHISIDEIKADYILLTHAHQDHTLDVEAIAKRTNAVIVSNFEIASYYGNKGFQYHPMNHGGSWNFDFGKLKYVIALHTSSFADGTYGGQPGGFVIEGEHKNIYIAGDTALTMDMKLIPMRTKLDLAILPIGSNFTMDVDDAIVASDFVECDKVLGYHFDTFGYIEINHDEAKRKFFDKGKDLMLLDIGESIEL; this is translated from the coding sequence ATGAAAATAACATTTTACGGACATGCATGTTTAGGAATCGAAATAAAAGGGACATCTATTTTAGTAGATCCTTTTATTACCGGAAATCCGAAAGCTTCACATATTAGTATAGATGAAATTAAAGCAGATTATATTTTGCTTACGCATGCACATCAGGATCATACTCTGGATGTAGAGGCAATTGCTAAAAGAACAAATGCCGTAATTGTGTCAAATTTTGAAATAGCATCTTATTATGGCAATAAAGGTTTTCAGTATCATCCTATGAACCATGGAGGGAGTTGGAATTTTGATTTCGGTAAGCTTAAATATGTAATTGCTTTGCATACTTCATCATTTGCAGACGGAACTTATGGTGGTCAACCCGGAGGTTTCGTTATTGAGGGAGAACATAAAAATATTTACATTGCCGGAGATACAGCTTTAACAATGGATATGAAGCTGATCCCGATGCGGACAAAATTGGATCTGGCCATTTTGCCGATAGGAAGTAATTTTACAATGGATGTTGATGATGCTATTGTAGCGTCAGATTTTGTAGAATGCGATAAAGTGTTAGGTTATCATTTTGATACTTTTGGCTATATAGAGATCAATCACGATGAAGCAAAACGTAAATTTTTTGACAAAGGAAAAGATCTGATGCTTTTAGATATCGGAGAATCGATAGAATTGTAG
- the menA gene encoding 1,4-dihydroxy-2-naphthoate octaprenyltransferase: MKHWIQAARLRTLPLSVSGIIVGSAYAVYQHTYNSMIFIGAIVTTLLFQILSNFANDYGDGIKGTDANRTGEKRLVAAGVITAGQMKKAVVLMAVLSLLSALVLIYISFGKDNFLYSVLFAVLGIASIAAAIKYTVGKNAYGYSGLGDLFVFLFFGWVSVVGANFLFSKTTDWVVWLPATAVGFLSIAVLNLNNMRDIHNDKVAGKYTLVVKLGLEKAKYYHYFLIVSSGLLFLIAEILMGKYPVAGVFCLFLFLKHLVFVKNTNEPGTLDSQLKIVALGTFFVSLLFLLNVVFLS, translated from the coding sequence ATGAAACACTGGATTCAAGCGGCTCGTCTGCGTACATTACCATTATCCGTATCGGGTATAATAGTAGGGAGTGCTTATGCTGTATACCAACATACTTATAATAGTATGATCTTTATCGGGGCTATTGTAACAACCTTGCTATTTCAGATCTTATCCAATTTTGCGAATGATTACGGGGATGGTATTAAAGGGACTGATGCTAACAGAACAGGAGAAAAACGATTAGTGGCTGCCGGTGTAATCACTGCCGGACAAATGAAAAAAGCAGTTGTTCTGATGGCTGTATTATCGTTGCTTTCAGCTTTAGTGCTGATCTATATTTCTTTTGGTAAAGATAACTTTTTATATTCAGTTCTCTTTGCTGTTTTAGGAATAGCTTCCATTGCAGCTGCTATTAAATATACTGTAGGAAAAAATGCTTATGGCTATAGCGGATTAGGAGACCTGTTTGTTTTTCTTTTTTTTGGATGGGTAAGTGTTGTAGGAGCTAATTTCTTATTTTCTAAAACAACAGATTGGGTTGTCTGGTTACCGGCAACAGCCGTAGGTTTTTTGAGTATTGCTGTATTGAATTTAAACAATATGAGGGATATTCATAATGATAAAGTAGCCGGTAAGTATACTTTAGTGGTTAAGTTAGGACTTGAAAAAGCAAAATATTATCATTATTTTTTGATCGTCAGTTCAGGGTTACTCTTTTTGATTGCTGAAATTTTAATGGGAAAATATCCGGTTGCCGGAGTTTTTTGTTTATTCCTGTTTTTAAAACATTTGGTATTTGTGAAAAATACTAATGAACCGGGTACTTTAGACTCTCAATTAAAGATAGTTGCGCTTGGAACATTTTTTGTTAGTTTATTATTTTTACTGAATGTTGTATTTTTAAGCTGA
- a CDS encoding 1,4-dihydroxy-2-naphthoyl-CoA synthase yields the protein MSKIEWEIAKEFDDITYKKSNGVARIAFNRPEVRNAFRPKTTKELLEAFHDAHEDTSIGVILLSSEGPSPKDGIYSFCSGGDQKARGYQGYVGEDGYHRLNILEVQRLIRFTPKVVIAVVNGWAVGGGHSLHVVCDLTLASKEHAIFKQTDADVTSFDAGYGSAYLAKLVGQKRAREIFFLGRNYSAQDAYEMGMVNAVIPHDELEETAYQWAQEILEKSPISIKMLKFAMNLTDDGMVGQQVFAGEATRLAYMSDEAKEGRDAFLEKRKPNFEKKYIP from the coding sequence ATGAGTAAAATCGAATGGGAAATTGCAAAAGAATTTGACGATATTACCTATAAAAAAAGCAACGGCGTAGCACGTATTGCTTTTAATCGTCCGGAAGTCCGCAATGCTTTTCGTCCGAAAACAACTAAAGAACTATTAGAAGCCTTTCACGATGCGCATGAAGATACTTCTATAGGTGTTATTTTATTATCTTCTGAAGGACCATCTCCTAAAGATGGGATTTATTCTTTTTGTAGTGGTGGAGATCAAAAAGCGAGAGGATATCAAGGTTATGTGGGGGAAGACGGCTATCATCGTTTAAACATTTTAGAAGTACAACGTTTGATCCGTTTTACACCTAAAGTAGTTATTGCCGTAGTTAACGGTTGGGCTGTAGGCGGAGGACATTCTTTACATGTAGTTTGTGATTTAACCTTAGCGAGTAAAGAGCATGCTATTTTTAAACAAACGGATGCTGATGTGACCAGTTTTGATGCCGGTTACGGTTCTGCTTATTTGGCTAAGTTAGTGGGACAGAAAAGAGCGAGAGAAATTTTCTTTTTAGGACGTAATTATTCAGCGCAAGATGCTTATGAAATGGGTATGGTCAATGCAGTAATTCCGCATGATGAATTAGAAGAAACTGCTTATCAGTGGGCTCAGGAAATCCTTGAAAAATCACCGATCTCTATTAAGATGCTGAAATTTGCCATGAATCTGACCGATGACGGAATGGTAGGGCAACAGGTGTTTGCCGGCGAAGCTACACGTTTAGCGTATATGAGTGATGAGGCTAAAGAAGGACGTGATGCTTTTCTTGAAAAACGTAAGCCTAATTTTGAAAAAAAATATATTCCTTAA
- a CDS encoding C1 family peptidase — MKKIQISLISLLTGFCSFAQSYDFKEVIDLDHLPVISQDRTGTCWSFSTSSFLESEIIKKTGKHIDLSEMYQVRTTYPKKAENFVMRQGKAQFSEGALAHDVINSMKDFGLVPVSVFTGLSEEEKIHNHAELAAVLEAMVKTYVENPAKRLSPKWKDAVSKVLDTYLGEVPSEFMYEGKKYTPKSFLDYTKLNADEYVTLTSFTNHPFYEPFILNIPDNFSNGSMYNLPLDEFMKAIDHALESGYTLALDCDVSEKTFSAKYGVAFIPENEEDEKNGLTEIVAEKTITPEYRQDEFENFDTTDDHLMHIVGKLQDQKGNVYYKVKNSWGSDEKRVKNGGYVYMSAAYLQLKSISVLVNKNGIDKKLKKSLNL, encoded by the coding sequence ATGAAAAAGATACAAATCTCCCTTATAAGCTTACTTACAGGCTTCTGCTCATTTGCTCAAAGCTATGATTTTAAAGAAGTTATAGACTTAGACCATTTACCTGTAATTTCACAAGACAGAACCGGAACTTGTTGGAGTTTTTCCACATCTTCTTTTCTGGAATCAGAGATCATCAAAAAAACAGGGAAACATATCGATCTATCTGAAATGTATCAGGTTAGAACCACTTACCCTAAAAAGGCAGAAAATTTTGTAATGCGTCAAGGTAAAGCACAATTTAGCGAAGGAGCTTTGGCACATGATGTGATCAACAGCATGAAAGACTTTGGTTTAGTACCGGTATCTGTTTTTACAGGACTTTCAGAAGAAGAAAAAATACACAATCATGCTGAATTAGCAGCTGTTTTAGAAGCAATGGTTAAAACATACGTTGAAAATCCTGCAAAAAGATTGTCCCCGAAATGGAAAGATGCTGTCTCAAAAGTTTTAGATACTTATTTAGGTGAAGTTCCCTCTGAATTTATGTATGAAGGAAAAAAATACACTCCTAAATCCTTTTTGGATTATACCAAACTAAATGCTGATGAATATGTTACTTTAACCAGTTTTACAAATCATCCGTTTTACGAGCCTTTTATTTTAAACATTCCGGATAATTTTTCGAACGGAAGCATGTATAATTTACCTTTAGATGAATTTATGAAAGCTATTGATCATGCCTTAGAAAGCGGCTATACTTTAGCCTTAGATTGCGATGTATCGGAAAAAACATTTTCAGCTAAATACGGTGTTGCTTTCATCCCTGAAAATGAAGAAGATGAAAAAAACGGATTAACTGAGATCGTAGCAGAAAAAACAATTACGCCGGAATACCGTCAGGATGAATTTGAAAATTTTGATACTACTGATGACCACTTAATGCATATCGTAGGTAAATTACAGGATCAAAAAGGTAATGTATATTACAAAGTGAAAAATTCTTGGGGATCTGATGAGAAAAGAGTAAAAAACGGCGGATATGTTTACATGAGTGCTGCTTATCTCCAACTTAAATCGATCTCTGTTTTAGTAAATAAGAACGGTATTGACAAAAAGTTAAAAAAATCATTAAATCTATAA
- a CDS encoding PH domain-containing protein has translation MIFKSTITRTTKFIFGFILLILSITSFFAFDPENLAASAIPFIINSMAVVLLFWILLKTEYKIIDQTLFCTCGPIKKEINIKEITKISHHSGTIVPVLLKLSLNSEGIIINYGKLNELYISPENQDLFLLKLKEINPDFIIIAPPTNV, from the coding sequence ATGATTTTTAAGTCTACAATTACAAGAACAACCAAATTTATTTTTGGTTTCATTTTATTGATTTTATCAATTACCTCTTTTTTTGCTTTTGATCCGGAAAATCTTGCAGCTTCAGCTATACCATTTATTATAAATAGTATGGCTGTTGTTCTTCTTTTCTGGATACTATTAAAAACTGAATACAAGATTATTGACCAAACTCTTTTTTGTACATGTGGCCCTATCAAAAAAGAGATCAACATTAAAGAAATCACAAAGATTAGCCACCATTCAGGTACTATCGTTCCGGTTTTACTAAAGCTTTCTCTCAATAGCGAGGGGATTATCATAAACTACGGTAAATTAAACGAACTATACATTTCTCCTGAAAATCAAGATCTCTTTCTTCTGAAATTAAAAGAAATTAACCCCGATTTTATAATTATTGCCCCACCTACAAATGTTTAA
- a CDS encoding serine hydrolase domain-containing protein, whose amino-acid sequence MFKFNLIYLSFFSLLILNSCKEKTKHKTQIASQDQDQQLQKHGDFDITFLPLEKSFKDSITPQIQQFLNDNIIDDDFSGSILIAKNGKTLYESYQGYTDYQKKIKVSATTPIHLASISKVLTAAVILRMVDKNQLQLDQSLQSIFPEFPYKEITIRTLLNHRSGLRRYSYFTDEETVWDKKNVLTNQDILNLLCTGNIPLEATPDKRFAYCNTNYALLALVIEKISGLPYKKAMQKLLFEPLDMKNTFVFDYFTQKDSTPPSYKSTWEAIPNDYLDAVYGDKNIYSTPQDLLKFDKATYSNRFFSDSLRKEIFRGYSYEKKGEKNYGLGIRLREWDDAPTFYYHNGWWHGNTTSYITLKNDTVTCIALANKYTKKVYQIKRLSSLFDNYPFELDE is encoded by the coding sequence ATGTTTAAGTTTAATTTAATTTACCTATCTTTTTTCTCCCTACTGATTTTAAATTCCTGCAAAGAAAAAACAAAACACAAAACACAAATAGCTTCACAAGATCAAGATCAGCAACTACAAAAACATGGTGATTTTGATATAACCTTCTTACCATTAGAGAAAAGTTTTAAGGATTCAATTACACCGCAAATACAGCAATTCTTAAATGATAATATTATTGATGATGATTTTAGCGGAAGTATTTTAATTGCTAAAAATGGAAAAACTTTATATGAAAGCTATCAAGGATACACTGATTATCAGAAAAAAATAAAGGTTTCAGCTACTACCCCGATCCACCTGGCTTCCATTAGTAAAGTATTGACCGCGGCTGTTATTTTACGAATGGTAGACAAAAATCAATTGCAGCTTGACCAGAGCCTGCAAAGCATATTTCCTGAATTCCCCTATAAAGAAATTACAATCCGGACACTTTTAAACCACAGGAGCGGATTGCGTCGATACAGCTATTTCACAGATGAGGAAACCGTATGGGATAAAAAAAACGTACTTACCAATCAAGACATTCTGAATCTGCTTTGCACCGGAAATATTCCTCTTGAAGCTACTCCGGACAAGCGATTCGCTTATTGCAATACTAATTATGCCCTTTTAGCCTTAGTAATTGAAAAAATTAGTGGTCTCCCTTATAAAAAAGCCATGCAAAAGTTGCTTTTTGAACCATTGGATATGAAAAACACTTTTGTATTTGATTATTTTACTCAAAAAGATTCAACGCCTCCATCTTACAAAAGTACTTGGGAAGCAATACCGAACGATTATCTGGATGCTGTTTATGGTGATAAAAATATTTATTCGACTCCACAAGATCTTTTGAAATTTGACAAAGCTACTTATTCAAACCGATTCTTTTCAGATAGCTTGCGAAAAGAAATCTTCAGAGGCTACAGCTACGAAAAGAAAGGGGAAAAAAATTACGGTCTCGGAATCCGTCTTCGCGAATGGGATGACGCTCCTACCTTTTATTATCACAACGGTTGGTGGCACGGCAATACAACCTCTTACATCACACTAAAAAATGATACGGTTACCTGTATAGCTTTGGCCAACAAATACACCAAAAAAGTATATCAGATAAAAAGACTTTCTTCATTATTTGACAATTATCCATTTGAATTAGACGAATAA
- a CDS encoding TonB-dependent receptor has translation MKLFYLTLFLLGTHLLLSQTTIKGKVVSFETGETISNADIIENSSKKWTLTDENGEFILLLNSTSTPINLTVKILGKEPQNLTIHPENFSQSILVSLKDANLRLNEVVVSSQKGKNYSEIVIGNEAINQVQAFSVNEVLEQLPGQAMTNLDLNEFKPIVFRTSRPSNVNDEGFGNKSFGTAVVIDGIPVSNNENMQSYGGGTSLSPFSPNYLGYGDSGANDFNGYFSNANFGTDLRQLPTNNIEKIDVVEGIPSAKYGDLTSGLIKIEQKAGRTPYQVYTSFRDGATEYGFSKGFRLSERAGAINFNISKLESDSNPRTGFTSYNRTTSNIIWSWHNKKKNIKNSVTLTYAFNDDDVNYDEENADQKRVKNEKKDFSFADRFKWNFSEDSFFDNMDINFNFSYTKQLSFESKLVNGGGNVVGTSLTDEVYYGSYTPVSYTSVKQVEGIPLSSYFATDLYKTFHTKNWKHNLSLGTSFKMSDNKGRGRLGSPETMITNYSNQGFRPYNYGDNVRAEYQTSLYLEDNMTREWATNTFNVSTGIRYDNMYGTSLFAPRINSYFSGKKYKIRGGFGLTSKAPSLNQIYTGPRYYDATLADIRLPGYYNVNVVQTFVDYADNKDLKPSKSLRSELGFDYKLPFGTLNITGYYNKLYDGITSEAMPSIRQLAELNIIYDDPNPPTYQIAGYQTTYFTLSKLVNKLESKDKGLEMFLTIKKIPIHNITLDIQGSYVETETWNGADTFYRSEDVNSEEKYGIYGPFTRYYKQIRFGANLNYHLPKIGLIISVRSEHFITDHNYYSTDDFPYAYLDANLNRVSIPEADRTNESLYGHIIRNGSSYDKNTNKVYNNFHLRVSKDFLNGFKFSFYASNFLDLKPTGYYLENGVYEEKVNPNFVQLSFGTRIEYQF, from the coding sequence TTGAAATTATTCTATTTAACTCTATTTTTACTAGGAACACATCTATTGCTTTCCCAAACCACAATCAAGGGAAAAGTTGTTTCTTTTGAAACCGGTGAAACTATTTCAAATGCTGATATTATTGAAAACAGCTCAAAAAAATGGACACTTACCGATGAAAACGGAGAATTTATACTTTTACTCAATTCTACTTCTACACCAATAAACCTGACTGTAAAAATTCTCGGAAAAGAACCTCAAAACCTGACAATTCATCCGGAAAATTTCTCTCAATCTATTCTGGTAAGCTTAAAGGATGCTAACTTACGACTGAATGAAGTTGTTGTTTCGTCCCAAAAAGGGAAAAATTATTCAGAGATTGTAATAGGAAACGAAGCTATTAATCAGGTACAAGCCTTCTCTGTCAATGAAGTTTTAGAACAATTACCCGGTCAAGCCATGACCAATTTAGATCTCAATGAATTTAAACCCATTGTTTTCAGAACTTCAAGACCATCAAACGTGAACGATGAAGGGTTTGGCAACAAATCGTTCGGAACAGCTGTTGTTATTGATGGCATACCTGTTTCAAACAATGAGAACATGCAATCATACGGCGGAGGAACTTCTTTGAGTCCGTTTTCTCCTAATTACTTGGGATATGGAGATTCAGGTGCAAATGACTTTAACGGTTACTTTTCTAATGCAAATTTTGGTACCGACCTAAGACAATTACCTACTAATAACATCGAAAAGATCGATGTTGTTGAAGGAATTCCTTCTGCTAAATACGGTGATCTTACCTCCGGGCTAATAAAGATTGAACAAAAAGCAGGAAGAACCCCTTACCAAGTTTACACTTCATTCAGAGACGGAGCTACGGAATACGGATTTAGTAAAGGATTTCGTTTAAGTGAAAGAGCCGGAGCTATTAACTTCAACATCTCTAAACTGGAATCGGATAGCAACCCTCGCACAGGCTTTACCTCCTATAACAGAACTACTTCAAACATAATCTGGTCTTGGCATAATAAAAAGAAAAATATCAAGAATTCGGTAACCCTTACCTATGCTTTTAATGATGATGATGTAAATTATGATGAAGAAAATGCAGATCAGAAAAGGGTTAAAAATGAAAAAAAGGATTTTTCATTTGCAGACCGCTTCAAATGGAACTTTTCAGAAGATTCATTCTTTGATAATATGGATATTAATTTCAACTTTAGTTATACCAAACAATTATCATTTGAATCAAAGTTGGTCAACGGAGGAGGAAACGTTGTCGGCACCAGTTTAACAGATGAAGTTTACTACGGTTCTTATACACCTGTTAGTTACACAAGTGTAAAACAAGTAGAAGGAATTCCTCTTTCAAGTTATTTTGCTACAGACCTTTACAAAACCTTTCACACTAAGAACTGGAAGCACAATTTATCGTTAGGTACATCATTCAAAATGAGCGACAACAAAGGACGCGGAAGATTAGGTAGTCCGGAAACCATGATTACAAACTACTCCAATCAAGGTTTCAGACCTTATAATTACGGAGACAACGTAAGAGCCGAATATCAGACATCACTATATTTGGAAGATAATATGACACGGGAATGGGCTACCAATACATTTAATGTCAGTACCGGAATCCGCTACGACAACATGTACGGAACTTCTCTTTTTGCACCCCGAATCAATTCTTACTTTTCCGGAAAAAAATATAAAATAAGAGGTGGTTTCGGATTAACTTCAAAAGCACCGTCCCTTAATCAGATTTATACCGGCCCACGTTACTATGACGCTACCTTAGCTGATATCAGATTGCCGGGCTATTACAATGTAAATGTTGTACAAACATTTGTAGATTACGCAGATAACAAAGACCTCAAGCCTTCTAAAAGTTTACGTTCTGAACTGGGGTTTGATTATAAATTACCTTTCGGAACATTGAATATTACAGGCTATTATAATAAGCTATACGACGGAATTACCTCAGAAGCTATGCCTTCTATCAGACAGTTAGCAGAACTGAATATCATTTACGATGATCCCAATCCTCCTACATACCAAATAGCCGGTTATCAAACGACCTATTTTACGTTAAGTAAATTGGTAAACAAGCTGGAATCAAAAGACAAAGGTTTGGAAATGTTCCTGACTATTAAAAAAATACCGATTCACAATATTACTTTAGATATACAAGGGAGTTATGTTGAAACAGAAACTTGGAACGGAGCAGATACCTTTTATCGTTCGGAAGATGTTAATTCGGAAGAAAAATACGGAATTTACGGTCCTTTTACCCGTTACTACAAACAAATTCGCTTTGGAGCTAATCTAAATTATCATTTACCTAAAATCGGTTTGATCATTTCTGTAAGAAGCGAACATTTTATTACCGATCATAATTATTATTCTACTGATGATTTTCCTTATGCTTATCTGGATGCTAACCTGAATAGAGTAAGTATTCCGGAAGCAGACCGCACAAACGAGAGTCTATATGGGCATATCATCAGAAACGGTTCTTCATACGATAAGAATACAAACAAAGTATACAACAACTTCCATTTGAGAGTTTCTAAAGACTTTTTAAACGGATTTAAGTTCTCGTTCTATGCCAGCAATTTCCTGGATCTGAAGCCAACCGGTTATTATCTGGAAAACGGTGTTTATGAAGAGAAAGTAAATCCAAACTTTGTACAACTCTCTTTCGGGACTCGAATAGAATATCAATTTTAA
- a CDS encoding DUF4876 domain-containing protein, with product MDNTEFTTTFGYAPSTTEVQFNGSQEQVTVNVNVTSTTVILKSARIGDLVIKQIYYAGSSTSQGASFRDQFIEIHNNSNETIYADGLYIGQLYGRNTTTSASYSLTNGQFDWSQSIGMTAGSSANTNYVYADYVFQIPGTGQEYPIEPGESIVIAQSALNHKSPMVNNNGDPVTVNDPSLTVDLSGADFEAYLGDFRLSIGSTVYQYDIQNPAVTDLLIAYWGRPGYYSGNKDFLMDNPGRDSFIIFRSEDFSTYQNFPDPSVTAEGSSTKYFLQIPIAEIIDGVDLQHYNPSSQRPKILPSEVDASYIGCDAAFNSQAVIRKTKSTINGRVILEDTNNSANDFVKLAMANPRGFAN from the coding sequence ATGGATAATACTGAATTTACAACTACATTCGGTTACGCTCCGTCAACCACAGAAGTTCAGTTTAACGGTTCTCAGGAACAAGTTACTGTAAATGTCAACGTAACATCTACAACCGTAATCTTAAAATCAGCCCGCATTGGCGATTTAGTTATAAAACAGATCTATTATGCCGGTTCAAGTACATCACAAGGAGCTTCATTTCGCGACCAATTTATCGAAATACACAATAATTCAAACGAAACAATCTATGCTGACGGTTTATATATAGGTCAACTATATGGTAGAAATACAACTACTTCTGCATCTTATTCGTTAACCAACGGACAATTCGATTGGAGCCAATCGATCGGTATGACTGCCGGTTCGTCTGCAAATACAAATTATGTTTATGCTGATTATGTTTTTCAAATACCGGGAACAGGTCAGGAATACCCGATTGAACCGGGAGAAAGTATTGTTATTGCACAATCTGCTTTAAATCATAAATCGCCAATGGTAAACAATAACGGAGATCCTGTTACTGTAAATGATCCTTCTCTTACAGTAGACTTAAGCGGTGCTGATTTTGAAGCTTATTTAGGCGATTTCCGCTTGTCTATCGGATCTACAGTTTACCAATACGACATCCAGAATCCTGCTGTTACAGACTTATTAATTGCTTATTGGGGACGTCCGGGATATTACAGTGGTAATAAAGATTTCTTAATGGATAATCCGGGAAGAGATAGCTTTATTATTTTCCGCTCAGAAGACTTCAGCACATATCAAAATTTCCCTGATCCCTCAGTTACAGCAGAAGGAAGCAGTACTAAATATTTCTTACAGATCCCAATAGCTGAAATTATTGATGGCGTTGACCTCCAACATTATAACCCTAGTAGTCAGCGTCCTAAGATATTACCTTCTGAAGTAGATGCTTCATATATTGGTTGTGATGCGGCATTCAATTCACAAGCTGTTATCCGAAAAACAAAATCTACTATTAATGGAAGAGTTATTTTGGAAGACACTAACAATTCTGCTAATGATTTTGTAAAATTAGCTATGGCAAATCCAAGAGGTTTTGCTAATTAA
- a CDS encoding DUF6850 family outer membrane beta-barrel protein — MNLKFNFFLLVVFLFVGCAVQAQLTDTIAVKQNTFYNYFKTGLWETPLFYTQQNIKNYTITQVEYSQQNLNLKRVQTAEKTARYTFSTEGIYNLNPQTRFFGDVRFSKYFEKQVGYTFSSERTNDQNVLSPNYFYAPRKGNWEHQNYWLQGGFSHHFKNNILLSTKVFGDYKKSFRNVDPRPQIIYGHYGGELSLGYKAGKHSLILNGKLSRKKENTTIVYMDDYLNAPVYTETFTRFSTGYGRIVFDDSYRSHIDLFTDKGFGIGYQFSQEKWNVNTTYRYNKTMTDFYGKDGNGNVYLNEESIRYKYRTINHTVTTNAFIKGQNKDYSIALSLKKQQGDNFSVLEQGQNYRMNIDKLSLNSGMIKTKNNITLYCFEAGIDVSQQKYVDLLGSTQKKLTDLVIHTDFNTDLSINEKDKINFKAGLNYYTALKEELLVVKLSSENLFLDNVVIPDHAYDVTDKLGSVIMLNYYHKLPNKKELRIFGRWDSLVALNSNYTKYYAALNTSANNNFNLGLAIIY, encoded by the coding sequence ATGAATTTAAAGTTTAATTTTTTTCTTTTAGTTGTATTTTTATTTGTTGGTTGTGCCGTTCAGGCACAGCTAACAGATACAATAGCTGTTAAACAAAATACATTTTATAATTATTTCAAAACAGGTCTATGGGAAACACCGCTGTTTTATACACAGCAAAACATTAAAAATTACACAATAACTCAAGTTGAATACAGTCAACAGAACCTCAACCTGAAACGGGTACAAACCGCAGAAAAAACAGCCCGGTACACTTTTTCTACAGAAGGAATTTACAACTTAAATCCGCAAACCCGATTCTTTGGAGATGTCAGGTTTTCAAAATATTTTGAAAAACAAGTAGGCTATACCTTTTCTTCTGAACGTACAAATGATCAAAATGTACTTTCTCCCAACTATTTTTACGCGCCTAGAAAAGGAAATTGGGAACACCAAAACTACTGGTTACAGGGTGGATTTTCTCACCATTTTAAAAACAATATCTTACTAAGTACAAAGGTTTTTGGTGATTACAAAAAGAGCTTTAGAAACGTTGATCCCAGACCACAAATTATTTATGGGCATTATGGAGGTGAATTGTCATTAGGATACAAAGCCGGAAAGCATAGCTTAATTTTAAATGGTAAATTATCCCGTAAGAAAGAGAATACAACAATCGTTTATATGGATGATTATTTGAATGCTCCCGTATATACTGAAACTTTCACACGATTTTCCACCGGATACGGGCGTATTGTTTTTGACGATTCTTACAGAAGCCATATCGATCTCTTTACGGATAAAGGTTTTGGCATAGGCTATCAGTTTTCACAAGAAAAATGGAATGTAAACACCACTTACCGCTATAATAAAACCATGACTGATTTTTATGGAAAAGACGGAAATGGCAACGTATATCTCAATGAAGAATCCATTCGCTACAAATACAGAACTATCAATCATACAGTTACTACCAATGCTTTTATAAAGGGACAAAACAAAGACTACAGTATTGCATTGTCTCTTAAAAAACAGCAAGGAGACAATTTTTCAGTATTGGAACAAGGTCAGAATTATCGCATGAATATAGATAAATTAAGCCTTAACTCAGGGATGATAAAAACTAAAAACAATATAACACTTTACTGCTTTGAAGCCGGAATAGATGTCAGCCAACAAAAATATGTTGATCTTCTGGGAAGCACACAAAAAAAATTAACCGATCTGGTTATTCATACTGATTTCAACACAGATCTTTCCATCAATGAAAAAGATAAAATAAACTTTAAAGCAGGGCTAAACTATTATACGGCTTTAAAAGAAGAACTATTGGTCGTAAAACTTTCTTCTGAAAATTTATTTCTGGACAATGTAGTTATTCCTGATCACGCCTATGATGTTACTGACAAATTAGGTTCGGTTATAATGTTAAACTACTATCATAAATTGCCGAACAAAAAAGAGCTACGTATTTTTGGTCGTTGGGACTCTTTAGTTGCTTTAAATAGTAACTATACAAAATATTATGCGGCTCTCAACACTTCAGCTAATAACAATTTTAATTTAGGTCTTGCTATTATTTATTAA